The following coding sequences lie in one Tichowtungia aerotolerans genomic window:
- the cas9 gene encoding type II CRISPR RNA-guided endonuclease Cas9 (Cas9, originally named Csn1, is the large, multifunctional signature protein of type II CRISPR/Cas systems. It is well known even to general audiences because its RNA-guided endonuclease activity has made it a popular tool for custom editing of eukaryotic genomes.), with protein sequence MSKRILGLDLGTNSIGWAVVDDFGNGLFELVKKGVHVFPEAVNDVAQGGARKSKAAGRREKRSARKINDRRRIRKINTLRVLVNYGMCPGITDVDLDVWQYGRKAEQQKRYKEYPKDKAFLDWQNTNDLSSKNKNKVMRNPYLFRFNAIEGKINWDNETERNNLGRAFYHLAQRRGFKSNSLDAGDDEYDVFHATLLSEFEREHDSSEEVSEIIEELAGDTKGKVSKLKNRLLRILRNTSDFSAAYSECIAVLEKPEFLGKVQKGIHELDQKIEKANARTIGEYFYQCYGDGTKIRGQYTDREKHYEAEFDEICRVQEIEGELKQKLYDAIFYQRPLRSQKGLVASCSLEYRLPAFRDGKPIYRVDETGKSVPITYSKKCAPLSHPIFEEFRMWSFINQIKFKSAGDAEMDFLSENQKKEIEHLFFRKSKPYFKFSEIAGVLFGKNATVARVRDEKDQPADFYVNYALDTSVSGCPVLSQFRKVFGADYQNRIVVTYKGKFNNVKGRKKTDSDILTEVWGVLFSREDPQERKRQLLKSWNFSEEVADAFSEIKLTRGYSSLSAGAMCKIVPLLKEGMIYSHAVLFANIPAVLRGSDVDANAVKNILSEKFCAYSAYRKQVVVANELISDFDSLEELKECFREVSDSHEKVALKFVAKFGAKEWSVFSDEEQALFSRKVAELIKTQWRVEADEGRWVKLMPLKSVLREILVGEFGVTNERASLLYHPSDVLKHNPYRKSETVRAGKLILESPIVSSIKNPVFMRTMHRLRAVVNALIHDETVFPETEIHIEMARELNTANMRAVIEADNKAREERRKKYAQIIKNLMKKEATDADLFKFKLWEELLPDDSEREWLKCNQEIEQKTLKYELWEDQKRKCPYTGQSIGLADFLGNNPRFEVEHILPRSRSYDNSEENLTLCCKKYNREIKKSRIPSECDNHEEILPRIEHWKERCVDLEREIKKTVSAARNADPERKAKIIQKRHRLKLERDHFAKKYERFTMKEVPNTFANRQLNDTRIITKYACFYLQTIFKNVMTVNGATVAELRKQWGLQLAEKKSREKHTHHCIDALVIACMTKYQYNQLAEFYTRKEDEKFARGRKATLVPQPWESFIPSVKQLEQEVLVSHFSSNNLLKQSGVLPSHIMKKVKAGATNNDLKKKQTARARLHKDTFYGRVLHEGEEISVVRVPLVSSNEALKGFKNLHDLKARVVDRGVAKRIGIVSRLLMKKYKLSFSEALKAKIYMKNSAIDLIIKDRVRKGWGLPEALNEPVFINGKMIMPIKRVRCRAATVKDPLAVKRQRDKSKKYDHPHKQYFYAENATVSAVGLYVGAGGVVHEGCEGLEAVKSKLVFPATKKDKKGRVYEFERALFVDQVVLFCKKSVNELAQLSLEELSIRLFKINDLSKNETRMVFRHHLVSGKKGDLELENKKHRGTKYPSEANFDSPNPLQRISYNNMNIAVEGVHFNLSVLGEIEFKGV encoded by the coding sequence ATGAGTAAGCGCATTCTGGGCTTGGATTTGGGAACGAACAGCATTGGTTGGGCGGTTGTTGATGATTTTGGTAATGGGCTGTTCGAATTGGTGAAAAAGGGCGTCCATGTTTTTCCGGAGGCGGTGAACGATGTCGCGCAGGGTGGTGCTCGAAAATCAAAGGCGGCAGGGCGACGTGAAAAGCGAAGTGCGCGTAAGATAAATGACCGACGGCGCATCAGGAAGATAAACACACTGCGGGTTCTGGTTAATTACGGGATGTGCCCCGGGATAACCGATGTTGATTTGGATGTTTGGCAGTATGGTCGGAAGGCAGAACAACAGAAACGGTATAAGGAATATCCCAAAGACAAGGCTTTTCTGGATTGGCAGAACACCAATGATCTCAGTTCCAAAAATAAGAATAAGGTGATGCGGAACCCTTATCTGTTCCGGTTTAATGCAATTGAGGGGAAGATTAATTGGGATAATGAAACAGAGCGGAACAACTTAGGCCGTGCTTTTTATCATTTGGCGCAACGTCGCGGGTTCAAGAGCAACAGTCTTGATGCGGGTGATGACGAATATGACGTGTTTCATGCGACTTTGCTGTCAGAGTTTGAGCGTGAGCACGATTCGTCGGAAGAGGTTTCTGAGATTATCGAGGAATTGGCGGGTGACACAAAGGGCAAGGTGAGCAAGCTCAAGAACAGGCTGCTCCGAATTTTAAGAAATACCTCGGATTTTAGTGCTGCTTATAGTGAGTGCATAGCTGTACTGGAGAAGCCGGAGTTCCTTGGGAAGGTTCAAAAGGGAATTCATGAGTTAGATCAGAAGATTGAAAAGGCAAATGCGCGAACTATCGGGGAATATTTTTATCAGTGTTATGGGGACGGAACGAAAATTCGAGGCCAATATACTGATAGGGAAAAGCACTATGAAGCGGAGTTCGATGAAATTTGCCGGGTTCAGGAAATAGAGGGTGAACTGAAGCAAAAGCTTTATGATGCGATTTTTTATCAGCGTCCATTGAGATCGCAGAAAGGGTTGGTTGCAAGTTGTTCGTTAGAATATCGGTTACCTGCGTTTAGGGATGGCAAGCCGATATATCGAGTTGATGAAACTGGGAAATCGGTTCCCATTACATACAGTAAAAAATGCGCCCCGTTGTCCCACCCAATATTTGAAGAGTTCCGGATGTGGAGTTTTATTAACCAGATAAAATTCAAGTCTGCTGGTGATGCGGAGATGGATTTTCTTTCCGAGAACCAGAAGAAAGAAATAGAGCACCTGTTTTTTCGCAAATCAAAGCCCTATTTTAAATTTTCCGAGATCGCCGGGGTTCTTTTTGGAAAGAATGCAACAGTTGCGCGGGTCCGGGATGAAAAGGACCAGCCTGCCGATTTCTATGTCAATTATGCATTGGACACATCGGTCTCGGGGTGTCCTGTTTTAAGTCAGTTCCGTAAGGTCTTTGGGGCGGATTACCAAAACAGGATTGTTGTTACCTATAAAGGGAAGTTTAACAATGTAAAAGGGCGCAAGAAAACTGACAGTGATATTTTGACGGAAGTTTGGGGTGTTCTATTTTCTCGGGAAGATCCCCAAGAGCGGAAACGTCAGTTGTTGAAGAGTTGGAATTTTTCAGAGGAAGTTGCTGACGCATTTTCGGAGATAAAGCTGACGAGGGGCTATTCTTCTCTTAGTGCGGGAGCGATGTGTAAAATTGTTCCTCTCCTGAAAGAAGGCATGATTTATTCCCATGCCGTTCTCTTCGCGAATATTCCTGCTGTTTTGCGCGGTTCTGATGTCGATGCCAATGCGGTAAAAAATATTCTTTCAGAGAAGTTTTGTGCGTATTCTGCTTATCGGAAGCAAGTTGTAGTGGCCAACGAGTTGATTTCTGATTTTGATTCATTGGAGGAGTTGAAGGAGTGCTTCAGGGAGGTGTCTGATTCTCATGAAAAAGTAGCACTGAAATTTGTGGCCAAATTTGGCGCAAAAGAGTGGTCTGTTTTTTCGGATGAGGAACAGGCTTTGTTTTCCCGGAAGGTTGCCGAATTGATAAAGACGCAATGGCGGGTTGAGGCGGACGAGGGGCGTTGGGTAAAGCTGATGCCTCTAAAGAGTGTTTTGCGTGAAATATTAGTCGGAGAGTTTGGGGTCACAAACGAACGAGCATCGCTGTTGTATCATCCTTCAGATGTTCTTAAACACAATCCATACCGAAAATCAGAAACGGTACGGGCGGGCAAACTGATTTTGGAAAGCCCGATTGTTTCTTCCATAAAGAATCCTGTCTTTATGCGCACAATGCACCGCCTTCGTGCTGTGGTTAATGCTCTGATTCATGACGAAACAGTTTTTCCTGAAACTGAAATTCATATTGAAATGGCACGTGAGCTCAACACCGCAAACATGCGGGCTGTTATTGAGGCAGACAATAAGGCGAGGGAAGAGCGCAGGAAGAAATATGCCCAGATTATAAAGAACCTTATGAAGAAGGAGGCGACAGATGCTGACCTTTTTAAATTTAAATTGTGGGAAGAGCTGTTGCCCGATGATTCAGAAAGGGAATGGTTGAAGTGTAATCAGGAGATTGAACAGAAGACGCTAAAATATGAGCTTTGGGAGGATCAGAAACGGAAATGCCCATACACAGGGCAAAGCATTGGTTTGGCTGATTTTCTCGGTAATAACCCTCGTTTTGAGGTCGAACACATCCTTCCGCGCTCTCGTTCCTATGACAATTCTGAAGAGAATCTGACTCTCTGCTGTAAGAAATATAATCGTGAAATAAAGAAAAGCAGGATTCCTTCGGAGTGCGACAATCATGAAGAAATTCTTCCTCGGATTGAGCATTGGAAAGAGAGGTGTGTAGATCTAGAGCGCGAGATAAAGAAAACCGTTTCCGCTGCACGGAACGCGGATCCGGAACGAAAAGCAAAAATAATCCAGAAACGGCATCGCCTGAAATTGGAACGCGATCATTTCGCAAAGAAATATGAGCGTTTTACGATGAAAGAGGTGCCGAACACGTTTGCAAACCGCCAGCTTAATGATACGCGGATTATTACTAAATATGCCTGCTTCTATCTGCAGACGATTTTTAAGAATGTGATGACCGTGAATGGGGCAACAGTAGCGGAGTTGCGTAAACAGTGGGGCTTGCAACTGGCGGAAAAGAAATCGCGTGAAAAGCATACGCATCATTGCATTGATGCTCTAGTCATCGCCTGTATGACGAAGTATCAATACAACCAACTTGCGGAGTTCTATACGCGCAAGGAAGATGAAAAATTTGCGCGAGGAAGAAAGGCGACTCTGGTTCCGCAGCCTTGGGAGAGTTTTATACCCAGTGTTAAACAGTTGGAGCAGGAGGTTTTGGTTTCGCACTTTTCATCTAATAATCTGTTAAAGCAATCCGGCGTGTTACCATCGCATATTATGAAGAAGGTAAAGGCTGGAGCGACAAATAATGATCTGAAGAAAAAGCAAACCGCACGGGCGCGATTGCATAAAGATACGTTCTACGGGCGCGTTTTGCATGAAGGTGAAGAGATTTCCGTTGTGCGCGTTCCATTAGTGAGCAGCAATGAAGCGTTGAAGGGTTTTAAAAATCTACATGATTTGAAAGCAAGAGTTGTTGATAGGGGTGTTGCGAAGCGGATTGGGATCGTTTCTCGCTTGTTGATGAAGAAGTATAAGTTGAGTTTTTCAGAGGCTCTTAAGGCTAAAATCTACATGAAGAATTCGGCGATTGATCTAATCATTAAGGATAGAGTTAGAAAGGGATGGGGTCTTCCAGAGGCATTGAATGAGCCCGTTTTTATCAACGGGAAGATGATAATGCCAATTAAGCGCGTTCGTTGTAGGGCTGCTACTGTGAAGGATCCTCTTGCTGTTAAGAGACAACGCGATAAATCCAAAAAATATGATCACCCGCATAAACAGTATTTTTATGCGGAAAATGCCACGGTTTCTGCAGTAGGTCTTTATGTTGGTGCCGGTGGTGTTGTTCATGAAGGGTGTGAAGGCCTGGAGGCGGTAAAAAGTAAGTTGGTGTTTCCGGCAACAAAAAAGGATAAAAAAGGGCGTGTGTATGAGTTTGAGCGTGCCTTGTTTGTTGATCAGGTTGTGCTCTTTTGTAAAAAAAGCGTTAATGAGTTGGCTCAGTTGTCTCTCGAAGAATTGTCGATCCGTTTGTTTAAAATTAATGATCTGTCTAAAAATGAGACCAGAATGGTGTTTCGGCACCATTTAGTTTCGGGAAAAAAAGGCGACTTAGAGTTGGAAAATAAGAAGCATCGCGGAACCAAATATCCATCAGAGGCTAACTTTGATTCACCCAACCCTCTTCAGCGTATTTCTTACAACAATATGAATATTGCTGTTGAGGGAGTTCATTTCAACTTGAGTGTTCTCGGCGAGATCGAATTCAAGGGAGTGTAG
- a CDS encoding Hsp33 family molecular chaperone HslO, translating to MNDRLYKGHFKGLDVAFSCALTTQTVNDIVIRHNCDPVAAHILGRALTGALLSAAILPEDNRLNVCWKYKGALKTIVTDAGADGTVRAFISPAQIGEIEDMTALYGDLGDLQTVVSLDGKILNSGTAPVSLQDAVKDLAYYHCISDQVETGMSAMIGFNADPENPVSICQGWMVQALPDCDLERFDRIRSRMEDPAFRDLLANVSVPEKAAAVLVADEPAFGGFYMEECSEPRFTCPCNKEKMGAVIRTLPIPERMEIVRKNEPLTVQCQFCNEQYVLSIKDCIAAWNEKLK from the coding sequence ATGAACGATCGACTGTACAAAGGACACTTCAAGGGGCTGGATGTTGCGTTCAGCTGTGCGCTGACAACCCAAACCGTCAACGACATCGTAATCCGGCACAATTGCGATCCGGTGGCCGCGCATATTCTGGGCCGGGCCCTGACCGGCGCGCTGCTCAGCGCAGCGATCCTCCCGGAAGACAATCGCCTGAATGTCTGCTGGAAATACAAAGGAGCTCTGAAAACCATCGTGACGGATGCCGGGGCCGACGGCACCGTGCGCGCCTTTATTTCGCCGGCACAGATCGGCGAAATTGAAGACATGACAGCTCTCTATGGGGATCTCGGCGACCTCCAGACGGTTGTTTCTCTGGATGGAAAAATCCTCAACTCCGGCACCGCACCGGTGTCGCTGCAGGATGCCGTTAAAGATCTGGCCTATTATCACTGCATCAGTGATCAGGTCGAAACCGGCATGTCCGCAATGATCGGGTTTAATGCGGACCCGGAAAATCCGGTCAGCATCTGTCAGGGCTGGATGGTTCAGGCTCTTCCTGACTGCGATCTGGAGCGTTTCGATCGCATCCGCTCCCGCATGGAAGATCCCGCATTCCGGGATTTGCTTGCCAACGTGTCCGTCCCTGAAAAAGCCGCCGCCGTTCTGGTGGCGGACGAACCCGCCTTTGGCGGTTTCTATATGGAGGAATGCAGCGAACCCCGGTTCACCTGCCCCTGCAATAAAGAAAAAATGGGCGCAGTGATACGCACCCTTCCCATTCCCGAGCGAATGGAAATCGTCAGAAAAAATGAACCGCTGACCGTGCAGTGCCAGTTCTGCAACGAACAATATGTACTATCCATCAAAGACTGCATCGCCGCGTGGAATGAAAAGCTGAAATAG
- the thiF gene encoding sulfur carrier protein ThiS adenylyltransferase ThiF, with amino-acid sequence MPEIHVNETPFAVDQNTTLFRLRDAVKPDADILILNGAVASGDIPLSEGDCVSLIRRGEVPSEDELEALMAARHTPGVHQKVKTATVGIAGLGGLGSAIATALARVGIGKLIVADFDVVEPSNLNRQHYFVDQIGVPKTEATVSNLRKINPYVDVEAHCVKLMPETVFPLFGDVDVMIEAFDGAEQKAMLLQAFTAARPDVPFIGASGMAGYASGEMIGIKKLGPKLYIVGDLETGARPGCGLMAPRVGIAAHMQANLALRLIVDGIR; translated from the coding sequence GTGCCAGAAATTCACGTCAACGAAACACCGTTTGCAGTGGATCAAAACACAACGCTGTTCCGCCTGCGCGATGCGGTCAAACCGGATGCGGATATTTTGATTCTGAATGGAGCAGTGGCTTCCGGTGACATTCCTTTATCTGAAGGCGACTGTGTTTCCCTGATCCGGCGCGGTGAAGTGCCGTCCGAAGACGAACTCGAAGCACTGATGGCTGCGCGGCACACGCCGGGCGTTCACCAAAAGGTCAAAACCGCCACGGTCGGGATTGCCGGACTCGGAGGGCTGGGTTCCGCGATCGCGACGGCGCTGGCCCGTGTTGGCATCGGCAAATTAATTGTGGCCGACTTCGATGTTGTGGAGCCGAGCAATCTCAACCGCCAGCACTATTTTGTCGATCAGATCGGGGTGCCTAAAACCGAAGCCACCGTTTCCAACCTTCGGAAAATCAACCCGTATGTTGATGTTGAGGCGCATTGCGTAAAGCTTATGCCGGAGACTGTTTTTCCACTGTTTGGAGACGTCGATGTGATGATCGAGGCCTTTGACGGCGCGGAGCAGAAAGCGATGCTTCTGCAGGCGTTTACGGCCGCTCGTCCGGACGTTCCGTTTATCGGTGCATCCGGCATGGCGGGGTATGCGTCCGGCGAGATGATCGGTATCAAAAAGCTCGGGCCGAAACTTTATATTGTCGGCGATCTGGAAACCGGAGCGCGTCCCGGATGCGGACTGATGGCGCCGCGTGTTGGAATTGCCGCCCATATGCAGGCGAACCTGGCCCTGCGCCTGATCGTTGATGGCATCCGGTGA
- the lptE gene encoding LPS assembly lipoprotein LptE → MKLFKLFLMPLAVVLFAGCSGYRVGSTLPEDVQTVSLHVVNNTDEPSIEVAVMRALRAEIQMDGRLQIRSENEADTVLTVTLNRFHLTPLAFDRRRGSLAREYRMVLSASSVLSRQADGEVIVESPELLGESEFDYSADLTSAKFAALPSAADDLARKAVSLITTAW, encoded by the coding sequence ATGAAATTATTCAAACTTTTCCTGATGCCGCTGGCGGTCGTGCTTTTTGCCGGATGCTCCGGCTATCGGGTGGGCAGCACCCTTCCGGAAGATGTTCAGACGGTCAGTCTACATGTGGTTAACAATACAGATGAACCGTCGATTGAAGTGGCGGTCATGAGAGCCCTGCGGGCTGAAATTCAGATGGACGGACGCCTGCAGATTCGCTCTGAAAATGAAGCCGATACCGTTTTGACCGTTACGCTGAATCGTTTTCACCTGACTCCGTTGGCATTCGATCGGCGACGCGGCTCTCTTGCCCGCGAATACCGTATGGTGTTGAGCGCTTCGTCGGTTCTTTCCCGGCAGGCCGATGGAGAGGTCATCGTCGAAAGCCCGGAACTGCTGGGCGAATCGGAATTTGATTACAGCGCTGATCTGACCAGTGCCAAATTCGCTGCGCTGCCCTCAGCTGCCGACGATCTGGCCCGCAAAGCGGTCAGTCTGATTACAACGGCATGGTGA